The Pieris rapae chromosome 8, ilPieRapa1.1, whole genome shotgun sequence genomic interval ACTCCTGTCTTCACATGTATCTGAGTGTATCAATTCAAACAGATATACTGAATATGCAGATGTTAAATTGGCTAGTTGAATAAATAGTCCGATTTATAGGTAGCGGCGCGATGGGACTTCCTGTTAGCAGAACTAGAAGAACCACTTCCTTTGGACGGCACGACCATGATGGCTGCCCCATTGGATGACATTGCGGAGCACGAGGCCGGAGAGACCGTCGGATTTGCGGGATTCGGAGCTGAAAACCATGGGGTGAGACTTACATACCATgacttaacaaaaataaaatctttgtttgGCATAATTATTGACCATTCCTTGCTATGTATGACATAGTTTGAGTGTATTCGTTTTAAACGTCTTTAGAtagttttatcttaaataataaatacttacaatattttgatttcagGATGTTATGCGGTCGCAAGAGCACGCCATGGACTTAGAAGTGTTGGCTGACTCAAGCTGTGCTAAATTAATCGAATACGACGCCCAAGATATGCTTTGCGCGACTGGCCGACCTCCAAGATACGATACAGCttgtaatgtatgtaaatctTATGTTATTGAAAGACTAGGGCCCGTAACAATGGTCAGCCATCTGACAAAAgtgattaatttatcataGTATCATATAATTTTGCCACTTATGGAGTGTTGTTCTCCATTTTGAGCTGGAGTTCTTCAGTACCGGATCCTACCACTTGACAATCGCGGTTCGAATCGGTTCGAACTCTATCCGATGTGgagtctctctgcatcttcttcCGCACCACGAAGTGTGTGgggaggagttgttcggattaatacctgtaTCCGAGTTTTACAATCAGatgtcgaggcagaatacgaaagtACACCCGTCCTCGACGTTCGTCGTTTCACTACTAAGCCTTTTTacggcagtttttgccgcgcataacaactatgtggaaccagctgcccactgaagtattttcgaaataATTGGGGATAAAAGCGTACCAATAtctaaaaggccggtaacccCATTGCATTGCATTAAGTGTCGATGGGCGGcgtttcacttaacatcaagtgtgCCTATTttccgtttgccccttgttctataaaactataaaaatgtataaatattaaactaacatTAAAGCGTAATAAGCAAGATTGTGATAAAACCGATGAAAGATACAAGgatataaagattaaaatatttgtttgtgtcGTAAACACTTAtgatatctaatatataaaattacaatcaaTCGTTGTATGGTTTATTTCATCGAAAATCTTAGtaaaaacactaaaaatattcttattttttacaggGAGACAGTGGTAGCGGTCTGATCAGTGATTCTGGTAGCGTTATAGGTGTAGCTTCTTGGGTGGAAAATGATGCCTTCGAATGCAGAAACGGCGCAACCATATACTTCTCTAGAGTGTCCGCAGCAAGGGATTGGATCAAGAATGTGACTGGTATATAGGCATGTAATGAAAGAAGACAAACCAAAGACTATTTAAATGACAATAGACAACCCGCCTTACTTATAAACCTCAACTTACAAGTTGCTGACAAAACGCTTAATGTTAAAATCTTTGTGTCAAGAGATGCTACAACTGAGACTGagcatttttataagtaaggaaaaataagatttaattaatcatcATTATTGTCAATGGTAGCTGGATAACTCTTATCTAACTTAAAGGTTTAAGTAGTATTGTTGATAAAATGTGGCCAACATGATTTATATGGATAAATGAAAacgtaaataatacttaatataaagtgatacttgtaaataattcttacaaaaataaaatggaagTTTAAAAGATAAGATAGCTGGTAAGGTCTTCAATACCGAATGTAAACGttgtaatagaaaaatagAATCGAGGAATAGAACAAAGTCAAATGTAAATCAATACTATCTCTTTCCATCTCAGAGTAAACAGTATTCGAAAGAAAGACTATACATACTACACTATAGTTAATGCTAATAAGCtgtgtttcataaaaaaacattt includes:
- the LOC110998799 gene encoding scolexin B isoform X1 — its product is MFLKAVVVFCAWACGTAVAGPRLNQVEPLDKPICLDSVLTLIDLRRIPELNVRVLKDPTPLTRDDLSKPVHERYPSAVLFGRTCGGTIIGDRWILSAAHCSLFTSGREVLAGTNNTEDGSGTRRRVKKLYVHPRFSVGPYWLNARSYGIKQVAARWDFLLAELEEPLPLDGTTMMAAPLDDIAEHEAGETVGFAGFGAENHGDVMRSQEHAMDLEVLADSSCAKLIEYDAQDMLCATGRPPRYDTACNGDSGSGLISDSGSVIGVASWVENDAFECRNGATIYFSRVSAARDWIKNVTGI
- the LOC110998799 gene encoding scolexin B isoform X2, translating into MFLKAVVVFCAWACGTAVAGPRLNQVEPLDKPNLRRIPELNVRVLKDPTPLTRDDLSKPVHERYPSAVLFGRTCGGTIIGDRWILSAAHCSLFTSGREVLAGTNNTEDGSGTRRRVKKLYVHPRFSVGPYWLNARSYGIKQVAARWDFLLAELEEPLPLDGTTMMAAPLDDIAEHEAGETVGFAGFGAENHGDVMRSQEHAMDLEVLADSSCAKLIEYDAQDMLCATGRPPRYDTACNGDSGSGLISDSGSVIGVASWVENDAFECRNGATIYFSRVSAARDWIKNVTGI